A region from the Bactrocera dorsalis isolate Fly_Bdor chromosome 1, ASM2337382v1, whole genome shotgun sequence genome encodes:
- the LOC125777805 gene encoding uncharacterized protein LOC125777805 codes for METINEKTQNNNNSSNKFSGVISQLTMTGVDPFKKASRLARSPVKVLSAQRPVRSKSSPPTLQENTPILEEAESKRDHMCELGDMIKKLKDMMHPPQRTINNPIRELLGEIVKLYTRAQDDHNRQREANLARRVVMEQTTAEVTPKRPRDTQTKRRTPPKRTKTTHDGPFVKAVERNLGGGEKDATREDTWITIPSKSHKNKSKKKENAVPRPRPEAIVIAKTGDMSYADILRAVKQNENLQVLGENVSRIKKTAKGEILLELKKAQTGSTKEYRDEIVKILGDQAQIRSLTQEITVEVRDLDDITTKEDIAQAIRTEFEELRLFSVECIKNIRPAYAGTQKAIISLQAQEAKHLLAAQKIKIGWTICRIREKAQLKKCFRCLEYGHVAKACSNPEDRSKCCIKCGEEGHFAKDCVNNPSCKASAQDLLTQNIYENEIDVALICEQYKNKDSDKWISDTTKKVAIWACGDKMMQDIPLIGKAYYTRAKIWGIYFYSCYIPPSIPHAEYEKILDDLVKDAMTTTPNIIAGDFNAWALEWGSKNTNLRGSALLKAFSVLDVVLLNTGRQNTFEKNGRGSIIDISFANRVLYRYIDWRICDMYTQSDHLAIMLSISKSVQQRNVCHQKVQSKGWRIETLDEELYKLMLDENLNVNECDDIDQQAKLMVQHISKACDAAMNKKRTAAQRKPAYWWNREIESLRSESHKARRRFQRNIGSLNCDSLREAFKKKRNDLKKAIKKSKMTCFKELCEKVDENPWGAAYKIVMSRIKGGKCQAPTCPSLLKNVVETLFPQQNQEEGNYYREEAADVPEITEQEVVQAAERFKNSKAPGLDGIPNRALKIAISYHPQPFSDLYTRSLREGVFPKIWKVQRLVLLQKPNKPAGEPSSYRPLCMIDTMGKILERIICTRLENHLEGDGGLSDNQYGFRKRRSTLDAIKKVAGIAEKAIEGDRWMYGNKEYCAVVTFDTGTTLQHNPP; via the exons ATGGagacaataaatgaaaaaacacaaaacaacaacaatagcagcaacaagtTTAGCGGTGTCATAAGCCAACTTACGATGACAGGAGTAGATCCCTTTAAAAAAGCCTCGCGTTTGGCTAGATCGCCCGTGAAGGTGCTCTCCGCACAAAGACCAGTGAGGTCGAAATCGTCACCTCCAACGCTTCAGGAGAACACCCCGATACTGGAAGAAGCAGAGTCGAAACGTGATCATATGTGTGAACTGGGAGATATGATAAAAAAGCTAAAGGATATGATGCATCCGCCACAGCGCACTATCAACAATCCCATTAGGGAACTGCTTGGCGAAATAGTGAAGCTCTACACCCGTGCACAAGATGACCATAATAGACAACGGGAAGCCAACTTAGCAAGAAGAGTAGTTATGGAGCAGACGACTGCTGAAGTCACACCGAAGAGACCACGTGACACGCAGACAAAGCGACGAACCCCTCCAAAAAGGACTAAAACGACGCATGACGGACCATTTGTGAAAGCAGTAGAAAGAAATCTCGGGGGAGGAGAAAAGGACGCGACAAGGGAAGATACCTGGATCACGATACCAAGTAAAtcccacaaaaataaaagcaagaaGAAGGAAAACGCCGTACCACGCCCTCGACCAGAAGCAATTGTTATCGCAAAAACTGGTGATATGTCTTACGCAGACATACTTCGGGCGGTTAAGCAGAATGAAAATCTGCAAGTGCTTGGGGAAAATGTCTCGCGAATTAAAAAGACAGCTAAAGGTGAGATACTGTTGGAGCTAAAGAAAGCGCAGACAGGAAGTACTAAGGAATATAGAGACGAGATAGTGAAGATACTAGGAGATCAGGCACAAATAAGATCGCTAACGCAGGAAATTACAGTGGAAGTGCGAGACTTGGACGATATCACGACGAAAGAGGATATAGCACAGGCAATTCGTACAGAATTTGAAGAGCTGCGTCTATTTAGTGTAGAGTGCATTAAAAACATCAGACCAGCATATGCAGGCACGCAAAAAGCTATCATAAGCCTTCAGGCACAGGAAGCAAAGCACTTACTGGCAGCACAAAAGATAAAAATCGGCTGGACAATCTGCAGAATTAGGGAAAAAGCGCAGCTGAAGAAATGTTTCAGATGCTTAGAGTATGGACATGTGGCGAAAGCATGCAGCAACCCAGAAGACAGGAGCAAGTGCTGTATTAAATGCGGAGAGGAGGGTCATTTCGCCAAAGATTGTGTTAACAATCCTTCCTGCAAGGCAT CGGCCCAGGATCTCTTGACGCAAAACATATACGAAAATGAAATAGACGTTGCATTAATCTGTgaacagtataaaaataaagactcTGACAAGTGGATTTCCGACACCACAAAAAAGGTTGCAATATGGGCATGCGGAGATAAGATGATGCAAGACATACCACTAATTGGCAAGGCATACTATACAAGAGCCAAAATATGGGGAATTTAtttctacagctgctatatacCGCCAAGTATACCACAtgctgaatatgaaaaaatacttgacGACTTGGTAAAGGATGCGATGACAACTACACCTAATATAATTGCAGGTGACTTTAATGCCTGGGCGCTAGAATGGGGcagcaaaaatacaaatctGAGAGGTAGCGCATTACTTAAAGCATTTAGTGTTCTAGACGTAGTACTGCTTAACACAGGAAGACAAAACACCTTCGAGAAGAATGGGCGTGGCTCTATTATAGATATATCTTTTGCCAACAGGGTACTATATCGATATATAGACTGGCGGATATGCGACATGTATACCCAAAGTGACCATTTAGCTATAATGTTAAGTATCAGCAAGAGTGTGCAACAGCGAAATGTTTGCCACCAAAAGGTGCAGTCCAAGGGGTGGAGAATTGAAACCCTAGATGAGGAGCTTTATAAGTTAATGCTGGATGAAAACTTAAACGTAAACGAATGTGATGACATAGACCAGCAGGCTAAATTAATGGTACAACACATTAGCAAAGCCTGTGATGCCGCTATGAATAAAAAGAGGACAGCCGCACAGAGAAAGCCTGCTTACTGGTGGAATCGAGAAATCGAATCTCTGAGAAGTGAAAGTCACAAAGCGAGGCGCCGTTTTCAACGAAACATAGGCAGCTTAAATTGTGACAGCCTGCGAGAAGCATTTAAAAAGAAACGCAACGACCTAAAAAAGGCGATTAAAAAGAGCAAAATGACATGTTTCAAAGAATTATGCGAAAAAGTGGACGAAAATCCGTGGGGAGCAGCGTATAAGATTGTAATGTCAAGGATTAAAGGTGGCAAATGTCAAGCGCCTACATGCCCTTCATTACTCAAAAATGTGGTAGAAACCCTGTTCCCACAACAAAATCAAGAAGAAGGAAACTATTATCGCGAAGAAGCCGCAGATGTGCCAGAAATCACCGAGCAGGAAGTTGTTCAAGCTGCTGAGcgctttaaaaatagcaaagcaCCAGGATTGGATGGTATTCCGAATAGGGCGCTTAAAATTGCCATCAGCTACCATCCACAGCCATTTTCGGATTTATACACGCGTAGCCTTCGTGAAGGAGTGTTTCCAAAAATCTGGAAAGTTCAACGGCTGGTGCTACTACAGAAGCCAAACAAACCGGCAGGAGAACCAAGTTCCTATCGACCGCTCTGTATGATCGATACAATGGGCAAAATCCTAGAGCGGATAATCTGTACCCGTCTAGAAAATCATTTAGAAGGAGATGGTGGTCTCTCTGATAACCAATATGGTTTTCGTAAAAGGCGCTCAACTCTTGATGCTATCAAGAAAGTTGCTGGTATAGcagaaaaggctattgaaggaGACAGGTGGATGTACGGGAACAAAGAATACTGTGCGGTCGTCacatttgat ACGGGCACAACATTACAACACAATCCGCCGTGA